In the genome of Mustelus asterias chromosome 9, sMusAst1.hap1.1, whole genome shotgun sequence, the window CAGGCACAGCCTTGGAGATCACCTGCTGAGCTTGTTTGTAATCATCTGATCAGATTAACCACTGGACAGCATTAGCCATGGTGCAGTGAGTGGATCTCGCCTCGAACCAAAGGATTGTGGGTTCAAGATCCATCCCAGGAACCTCGGCACCAAATCCAAGCGGACATATTCGGTGGGTGTCTTTTTTTTGTGATGAGGTGTTTAAGCCAAGGCCCAGCACCTGCTGAACAAGAAACTCTCCCTGGTGTCCAAATCAACATTCATCCCTTGGCCAAAACCTTTTCTTAAAAATAAAAGCCTGGCATTATCACATGACTAGAGTTCTTGCTGAATGCTATTGGCTGCTGTGGTTCCCACACTCAGCAGTTAACTGCATTGGTTTTGGACACCCTCTCTCAGATGtgaaaggttctatataaatgcaagtttctctTAATCCAGCCTTTTGTTTATTAATAGTTGGGGTTTACCCTTTGGGAACTTTAAGATGAAGGAAATTGCTTCACTCTACTGATTGAGAAAGTCTTCGCTATCTGAATGTAGCTCATCTACTGATGAGATTGGAAACATACAGGCTGGAGTTAACAGGGTGCTTGCTATTCATCCAGTCATGTAAAGTTCATCACCATGCCACCAATTCTGCAATAAGCACACTGCCTTAATTGCTATCAATTAACAAACATTTCCTTCTTGGTTATTCCCAAATTATTTTTAATGGGATGAATGAAACAACATTGGGAATATTAGGATTAGACAACAATGACTTTAGTATCTTGAATGAATACAGTATCACGTGGAGTGACACCATGGTTggctctgctgcctcagtgccagggacctgggttcgattcccagcttgggtcactgtctgtctgtgtggagtttgcacattctccctgtgtctgggtgggtttcctcctacaggtcgaaagacatgctggttagggtgcattggccatgctaaattctccctctgtgtacccgaacaggcacggagtgtggtgactaggggattttcacagtaacttcattgcaatgttaatgtaagcctacttgtgacaaactttaaacatgaacACAACCTGTTGGCAGTGATTTGCTGGAAAGACCTGGTGGCTTGAATGTTGACTAGAAAATATCCTCATTTTCGCCTGAAAGTAGACATGCTTCAGATTGGTGGTCCGAGTCCCTCTTCAGGCACTGTCTGCAGTTGTGTTTTTCTTTCTAGTGGAAGTAGAAGTGATCAATTCAGGGACTGTTGTTACAGGGGAACGGTTCCACCCTCCTGTGACTATGCTGGCCGGGGGTCCAGATCGCGACTTCAATACGACGTCTATCAGTATTTTCTACCAGAAACTGACATGAACGAGAAGGATCTCTTTATCTCGCTCCAAAAGATGGCTGAGGTACAACAAGTAGAAGCAAATGGAATCAAGGTAACTTTTCCCTCCACCTTGCAAATGAACTTTTAGTCACTCGTGGCTGAAGATTAATATTTGGATTGTTAAGATATGTGTCTATTGACAGGCCAGTGGATTGGCTAAACATTTCTAATTCTCTGAATAGAAAGTTCACAAACCTTTCTATTTGTGGTGTACCCTCAGTCCACTCTCAGCAGCACTAACTACAGGAGGTATGATGTATTATAATTTATTGTTCAATCGCCATTTAGAATATTGTCAGAACTGCTTTCTATAAAATTTATAAAACAGGCCGTTTGGCCAACCGGGATTATACTTGAGCAACTATACCaaaaacccaggttcaattccggcctcgggtgactctggAGTTTGCATGGGTCCCACTGTccagaaatgtgtgggttaggttgattggccatgctaaattgtccttttagtgtcatggggattagcagagtaaataaatagggttatgactcaatgggccaaatggttgccttctgtactgaagggattctatgattctactgcggatgctggaatctgaaaccagaacagaggacactggaaaatctcagcaggtcaggctgcatctatcaggagagaaacagttaacatttcgagtccaggagTCCATGACTGTTGCTGTTGGCTATTGTCTCCCCATCTCCAACCCAACACAACTTGTGCCTGCAATTCCGATTTGGGGTTGAGTTCCCTTTCCAAATTGAGGAATGGTGTCAGGATTGATGGGCTGAGCCTGCCGGAGTTCTGCAGTTCCTGCGAGGTGGGAGAGAGGTTGGGGTGGGGATGGTGTTTGGAGAGGATGCAGCTGGTGGTTGAAGGCCAATGCCTGTTTGTTTCCTTTAGTCTGCGTGGCTACAAGTGTGTCCCAAGACACAACACTGGCAGCACATCGGGAAGGAAGGCTTTTCTTCAGGCTGCTTGCTTGGGATACATGAGGAAAATTTGTGCAAatttctcccccacccaccctgcccatGCCACCTGACTGAAATCCACCATCttgcatccacttcatcctgactCTCCTAAATCAAGATTGCTTTGAATTCCTGGAACCTAAAGACAAGTTGCATTTTTCTTCCATATCATCGATACAAAACAACTAAATAATTGGCCCTGGAACTGGAGTTAGACCCACAACCCCAAGGGTTACCAGCCCAGCTAATCCAATGCTTTGTGAATTTTGGAACAAGTGAGTGACTCGGGCAGTTTAATAATGGATTAAGAAACACTCATAAATTGAGCTAAAATCTGCCTTACTCAACAGTTGAAGGGTATTCTCTTtaataattcatgggacatgggcattgctggctggccagcatttattgtccatccctagttgcccttggagggagttgagagccaaccatattgctgtggctctggagtcacatgtaggccagactgggtaaggacagtagatttccttccctaaagggcattagtgaaccagatggattttttcgacaatggtttcatggtcatcagtagattcttaattccagatatcttattgaattcacattccaccatctgccacggtgggatttgaacctggatcccccagaacattagctgagtttctggattaatagcctagcgataataccaccaggccattgcctcccctgaggTGGTGATTGACAAGAAGTGAGCTTACCTGTGGTTGGTGTCACTGACCTATTTTCACAGCATTTTGTGTTTGTTTCCAGCTCTTCAGTCTGGGTGCACAAGACAAGGCCAGTGTGGCTGTATCGTCCATACCCGGCCAAGGGGTGATTTACAATGTTATTGTTAAGGATCCAGAGACGAACATGTCAGCAGCTTACACCCCTGCTCATATGTATGGCTGTAGCTTCACTGACAAGCTGGACAATTGCTACACACAGAGTAAGTATCAATTATTTACCTTGCCTATGGTTTGAACAGCTTCCAATGTTTAATCCAATATCTTTAGCTAAGAGTCATTCTAGGATCCCACTCCTCCCTTTCTCTCCAGGTAATCCCTCACTACTCCACCCTGAAGATTCTTCAGGACCTTGATTACCCAGAGTCCCATTCCTACAGTACTTCATTGGCAGCCAATCTGCTCCTTTACCCTTGATACTGGTCTCCTTGGAGACTAGCTTGAGTGTGAGGATCTTGGTATCTGTTTTGCCTTTCTATGCCCTTTACACAGTTACTGAGCATTTCCAAACTCCTGATAGCATTTTTCGGGCTGGCATCTTTTCTATATTTCACAGCAAGTTCAGCTTGGAAAGGATGAAGTGTACAAGATAATTGATCGGGCAGCActgtggttcgcactgttgcctcacagctccagggacctgggttcaattccggccttgggtcactgtgtgtggagtcttcacattctccccatgtccgcatgggtttcctcccacagtccaaagatgtgctggttcgtgtcccaagatgtatgggtttgatggattagccatgggaattgtgtggggttaaagggataaggggaattagcgtctgggtaagatgctctttcggagagttggtgcagactcgataggccgaatggcctcttctgcactgttagggatTCTATCTAAATAGTGAATTTGATGATTGGTTTTGCCCAATTTAGTTTTGTATTTCTAAATCTGTGCAGAACAAACTCCCATGGCTTTGGTTCTGAGATTCCGCCAGTGTCAATGCACTGGAGGAACTTGGCATGCTTGAGaaagatgaggccattcagccccttgaccctgatccaccattcagactctgcacattctcaatGAAGGTGGTGGTGCCATCAAGCAGtgttggcagggggggggggtgtgcaggtggtgggggggggggggtgtgcaggtggtggtgtgggggggggtgtgtgtgcaggtggggggggggggggggtgtgcaggtgggggggggggggtgtgtgtgcaggtgggggggggggggtgtgtgtgcaggtggtgggggggggggtgtgtgtgcaggtggtggggggggggtggtgtgtgtgcaggtggtgggggggggtggtgtgtgtgcaggtggggggggggtgtgtgcaggtgggggggggggtgtgtgcaggtggtggggggggggtgtgtgcaggtggtgggggggggggggggtgtgtgcaggtggtggggtggggggggggtgtgtgcaggtggtgggggggggggtgtgtgcaggtggtggggtggggggggggtgtgtgcaggtggtggggtggggggggggtgtgtgcaggtggtgggggggggggtgtgtgcaggtggtggggggggggtgtgtgtgcaggtggtgggggggggggtgtgtgcaggtggtggggtgggggggggtgtgtgcaggtggtggggtgggggggggtgtgtgcaggtggtggggtgggggggggggtgtgtgcaggtggtggggtggggggggggggtgtgtgcaggtggtggggtgggggggggggtgtgtgcaggtggtggggtgggggggggggtgtgtgcaggtggtgggggggggggggggggtgtgtgcaggtggtgggggggggtgtgtgcaggtggtggggggggggggggtgtgtgtgcaggtggtgtggggggggggtgtgtgagcaggtggtggggggggggggtgtgtgcaggtggttggggggggggtgtgcaggtggtgaggggggggggtgggtggtgtgggtgtgcaggtggtgagggggggggtgggtggtgtgggtgtgcaggggggggggtgtgcaggtgagggggggtggtggtgtgggtgtgcaggtgggggggggtggtggtggtgtgggtgtgcaggtgggggggggtggtggtggtggtgtgggtgtgcaggtgagggggggggggggggggttggtggtgtgggtgtgcaggtgagggggagggggggggggttggtggtgtggGTGTGCAGGTGAGGGCGCAGGGACATGTTTAGAGGAAGGAGAAAGCCATGCAGTGGTTTGAAGGCTAAAGTTGAGAATTTTAATCTACCTAGTGCTGGGCAGTTGTCCATCTAGTTTTGGGGAAGTGTTGCGAGGTATAATATTTGGTTTGTAATCTCCACATGTGGAGAACTCTATCCATCCTCACTGAGATTTTTTGTTTTCCTTCTAGAACGAACATCAACAAAAGTATTCTTTGTTTCTGTCGGGCTGGTTGGATTATTTGTTTGCTTCTTTGGGCATAGATACCTAAAAACAGGTAATGTTCTGGCTGTGCTAGAGTGAACTCCACCTTTGCTTTGAAGAATGCCACCTAGTAGTACCGTTGCTTCAGACAGTAACATCACTATGCCAATGTTCTCCTGCAGGGTGTGGGGtaactggccattcacaccactgGGCAGTTTCCTTCACTTCTGATTTTATATTTTGTCCATTTGggttgcagtggttagcactgctgcctcacagcaccagggacccgggttcaataccagcctcagatgactgtgtggagtttgcacgttctccctgtgtgggtttcctcccacagttcaaagatgtgtgggttagatggattagccatgctaaattgtcccttggtgtccaaagatgtccaagttggtggggaatagcagggtaaatacatggggtctgGGTGAGTCTCTTCATTGGAGAGGTagatgcagactctatgggctgaatggcctgtttctgcactgttttCTATGAactgttcaattttggcctttgcACTTCCGGGAAGATGTATTGACTGTGAAGGGGATGCATGGCAGAGATTCACTAGAATGATTCCAGGGCTACATGGGGTAAACTTTAGAGACTGTTGCATAGACTGGGCTCCTATTCTCTTGAGAGAGGATTTAAGGGTTTCTAAATTTGTTCATGATAAATGTTTATTTGAAGGATTTGATAGAGCTACGATTCTGTGGAGGAGGGCAGAATAAAGGGCAGAACCTTTAAGCTGGAGCCAGGCAGATCAggagtgatgtcaggaagcatttcACCAAAAAGGGAGTGGAAATCCGGAAAGTTCTTCCTCAAAACTCTCTGTGTGCACAGGGAGGATGGGGAGGTATGTAACCACCAGCTGAGACCTCTTGGGTCAAAGAACTAGCTTCCCTTTTACAGATTCTATGTATTTCTGTGCCAAATCTTAGTTTTAAATGGTTAAATGCCAATTTTTGTTTTAGAGAAGCTTAAATATTAAGTCCCAGCTTTTTGCGAGATAATTTTAACTGACAGCATGCTAACCTTGATCTCTAAGTTGAATAACTTTTGTATATGTTACAGAATTATTCTTCATGGGATTCATTTTCCTGGGATTTCTGTCCTTCGTTCTAATTGTCCGACTGCTTGTGATGGATTACGATGGTAGGTGAATTGCCCagtgagacatgaacccaagatcccggttgaggcatgaggatggcctcaactgggatcttgggttcatgtcacactatctgtaacccccacaacttgcctgggcttgcaaaatctcactaactgtcctgtctggagacaatacacatctctttaacctgtgcttaatgctttctccacttgcattgtctgtacctttttgagacttgattacctgtaaagactctcattccaaccattattttgtaaattgagtttgtgtctttatatgccctgttcgtgaacagaactcccactcacctgacgaaggggcaacaagcgctccaaaaactagtggcttttgctaccaaataaacctgttggactttaacctggtgtcgtgagacttcttacagtggagATTTACCAGACTAGTGGCCAGGGATGAGGGCCTACAGTTACCtggagaggctggaggaggtgggattgttctaattcGAAGCAGAGCTGGTCAAAGTCGTGAGATTTTTAATAAAGTGAGGATAAATGGTTTCTGTTGGCAGGAGAGATGGTAAGCAGAAAAAACACAAGAGCCAGACACCGAGTGAAGAAACGTTTGTTTGTAATCTGGAGTGCAGCATCTGAAATGGGCATTAAAGGAGATTCAATAGtctctttcaaaagagaattggataaatgtttGAAGGGAGAGAAACGCAGAACTATAGGAAAGAGCAACAGAGTGGAATTGACGGATTTCTCTTTCCCAGAGCTAGcgcagagtcagaggtttacagcatggaaacaggccctacagcccaacttgtccatgccacccagattttaccactgttagtcacaattgcccacatggggctcatatccctctatacccatcgtacccatgtaactgtctggatgctttttaaaagataaaattgtacctgcctctattaccacctctggcagcttgccccAGACACACCCCCctctgtggaaaaattgcccctctggacccttttgtatctctcccctctcgccttaaacctatgccctctagttttagactcccctacctttgggaaaagatattgactatctagctgatctatgcccctcattatcttatagacctctataagatcacccctcagcctcctacgctccagagaaaaaagtcccagtctatccagcctctccttataactcaatccatcaagtcccggtagcatcctagtaaatcttttctgcgctctttctagtttaataatatcctttctataataggatgatcagaactgtacacagtattccaagtgtggccttgtgtcttgtacaactttaagttGACTGGCTATCGCTAATTGTTTAAATGGCATTGAATCTAAAATGCACAAATTGGTTGAAAAGCAGTTGACTTGTGATTCAGTTAGTGAGTGCAAACCAAATGAACCTTGTGTGCTGTACCGTACACTTGCACAGGGAACAGAGCTTGGTGCTGTTAAGCTGAGGTGGCCTGGGGCACATTGGTTGTTGAATTTGAAATTGACCTTAGTATTTTGTGGCCGTTTTTAAACTTCAAATGAGATCTGACTAAACTTTTCTGCCTAATCAGAATGGTCTTTGaggcagccttccatccattgactctgtctacacttcccgctgccttggaaaagcagccagcataattaaggacccacgcaccccagacattctctctcccaccttcttcttccttcgggaaaaagatacaaaagtctgaggtcacataccaaccgactcaagaacagcttcttccctgctgctgtcagacttttgaatggacctaccttgcattaagttgatttttctctataccctagctatgactgtaacactacattcggcactctctcctttccttctttatgaacagtgctttgtctgtatagtgcgcaaaaaacaatacttttcactgtatactaatacatgtgacaataataaatcaaatcactaatCACCCCTGTGGATCCCTGTCTGAAGAATTATTGAATTGCCAAATTTAAGGGATTTATTTGTTAAAATTTTTCCTCTTCCTCTACTCTTCCAGCTTAAATTCAGACACACAATAGTTGAGCACAGGAGGAagaggcgatttggcccatcgggGCAACTTGCCTAACACCATTCCTTTGTATATCAGCTGAAGTCTTGCAACTCCTTGAGTCTGCTCTTCCATTTAAATAGATGTAGCTGCTCTTTATCTTGAATACATTGATGTACAAGAATGTGACTTTTATTTTGCTTTCGTTGTCATTTACAATAAAGTAGGTACTTTGACCTGGTCCACGCAACTTGACTGTTTCATTCTGGCCTTGTATGAAGAGTGCTCTAATTTTCAGAGTTCTCCCTTGCTGATAGATTCCAGACTGACAGACTTTTCCTTCTATTTGGATATGGGTCCCTGAAACCCAACTGACTTTCTGCTCCCCTCGCCCACTTGCCATCACGCCTACTCCCCTTAGCCCCTCCCAAACCCCAATGCAACAAAGTCAATAGAATCTGATGCTTTACTAGAATTTAAACCCAAACATGTTTTACATTGTTAATACCCCATAACTAAGTCTACATTTTAAGTTGATGTGTGTAGTCTTCAATAAAAACCTActttttttttttttgcacagtGGTTTTGGGTCTGGTAGCAGTCTCGGGATGTGTTGGTGGGAGTTTACTGGTGATGTGCTGGTGGAGATCTGGCAGCGTTGCTTTCTGTATGATGGTCATTGGGCTCGTGCTGGGATATTTGCTATCCTCTTTGATCTTCTTCACACCATTGGGTGAGTAATTCAACAATCTAGTAACTGGTCCAACAAAACCTAATCTTTAAAGTAAAGGTAACAGAATTTTGATTGTAGATAGCGTTCAATCATGTTACTTGATTGGAAAAATCTTTATTTGATTTCTGCATTGAGGATTTCTTTATAAAAGTTCACCTTGATGTTGAAACTTCAACACTTTTTTTCCATTTGTTAACAAATTCATGTCTTTGTTTGGGGTTTGATGTTTTTTCTTGTCTTTCAGGGAACATTAAAGTCTTCAATAACGATGCTGTCTTCTGGGTGACGTTTGCGAGTGTGACTTTACTTGTACCTTTAGTATTCTTCAGCTTCCCAAGACCAGTACGTTCCTCTAGTTATACTGGGCAGTGAATGTAACTTCCCTGGTGATTTAACATTGCCAAGGCTGCTCTGTTTCAAAAAAAGGACATTTGTCGACTATCATCAAATCTAGGGTGATAGAACTTGAGTAGGACCAGTTTGAACTGGTTTCTGAAATGGGGGGAACAAGAGGGGGGGGAAAATATGGTTTATAAAGTCTCCCCCAAATACAGGCCAAAATAAAATTACTGTTCCCTCTGACTTGTTCTGTGGGTGTGGTGTCTCAAAGTAGTTGTTCTAAAATAAGTTTTGGCACCATACCTGATGCGCAGCatgatggctcagtggttaacattgctgcctcagtgccagggacctgggttagattccagccttaggtcactcagtgcagagtttgcacgttctccccatgtctgtgtgggtttcctcccacatgccaaagatgtgtgggttaggttgattggccatgctaaattgcctcttagtgtcaggggggattatcagggtcaatatgtggggttacagggataggaactggtgggattgttgtcagtgcagactctaggCCGacttatcagtgcagactcaatgggccaactggcctccttctgcactatagggattctatgattctacacctgGTTGAGAGATCGTATCGTCAACTAATTGCTATCAACTTGTCTATAACAGACCCAGGCATGAGGTGAGCAAAAATCCCCAGTGGAGGAGAGATTTAGGAACCATAGATCCAAAATGACCTAAGTTGCAATACACTGTCTCCAACCACAAATCAAGTACTTGTAAGACTTTCCGAAAAAGGAATCTCACTAGTCTGAATTGTCTCACAGCATGATGGGGGAAAATAGGTTTTTAAATATTTAGCACATTTTTGTGTTTAATtggtttttctgtttttttagcTGAACATAACGACCTGTGGATTCGTTGGTTCCTACGCAGTGATCCTAGCAGTCCATAACTTTGTATACACAAGCCTTGCCTACATCACACTAAATACCCTCAAACGGGCACTCAATGACAACTTCAACAGCGCGTACACAGATGTACCTTTCCAGATGAACGGTAAGTGTTGAGAGGCTGCTATAAGGCCATACATTTAGAGAACCTCTTTCAGCGATATGTCACGTTCTGATAGAATTTGAGTTAATAGATTATTATAAAGTCCAGCTTTGTTGccttctgatcatagaatccctatagtgcagaaggaggccattcagcccatcaagtctacactgaccacaatcccacccagtccctatccccataaccccacgcatttaccccactagtcccccaaacaccaagggacaatttggcatggccaatcaacctaacttgcacatcttcagactgggaggaaaccagagcacccggaggaaacccacatggggaaAGTGTAAGCTCCCCACAGCTTGGCTTTTCAAATCCATTCTGAATTCTGTAATTTCTCCTTCGTGCATTGCTAAAATAAAGCATAAtttgggacatagataagctgcagtgctgggctgagaggtggcaaatggagttcaatgtggaaaagtgtgaggtgattcactttggaaggagtaacaggattagagtactgggctaatggtaagatacttggtagtgtggatgaacagagatctgggtgtccatgtgcatagatacctgaaagttggcacccagattgatagggttgttaagaaggtgcacGGAgtcttagcttttattggtagagggattgagtttcggagccaggaggtcatgttgcagctgtacaaaagtcTAGTGCGGCTGCAtttgagtattgcgtacagttctggtcactgcattataggaaggatgtggatgcattggaaagggtgcagaggagatttactaggatgttgcctggtatggtgggaaggtcttatgaggaaaggctgagggacttgaggttgttttcgttagagagaggaaggttaagaggtgacttaatagaggcatacaagatgagaggattagatagggtggatagtgagagcctttttcttcggatggtgatagctagcacgaggggacatagctttaaattgaggggtgatagatataggacaggtgtctgaggtaggttctttactcggagtagtaagggcgtggaatgccctgcctgcagcagtagtagataAATAGTTGGAGATCAAATTTGAAAGAGTTTTccatttctcatagaatccctacagtgcaga includes:
- the tm7sf3 gene encoding transmembrane 7 superfamily member 3 isoform X2 produces the protein MSFPGLKCAGWAALLLHLVLSQSPSDRIEFQLGRFQEVTLFENKTFDAFLWNIPEEVAFIIIQVHTKYIRTLLSFYKVPTGRTSISGQDPGLLRSLKPEENASIWHLRSLTGNTSATSVILPYYARDPVPGGCSSDSNLTDASVHLQYNLYEATISFAPASVGYARGTVPPSCDYAGRGSRSRLQYDVYQYFLPETDMNEKDLFISLQKMAEVQQVEANGIKLFSLGAQDKASVAVSSIPGQGVIYNVIVKDPETNMSAAYTPAHMYGCSFTDKLDNCYTQKRTSTKVFFVSVGLVGLFVCFFGHRYLKTELFFMGFIFLGFLSFVLIVRLLVMDYDVVLGLVAVSGCVGGSLLVMCWWRSGSVAFCMMVIGLVLGYLLSSLIFFTPLGNIKVFNNDAVFWVTFASVTLLVPLVFFSFPRPLNITTCGFVGSYAVILAVHNFVYTSLAYITLNTLKRALNDNFNSAYTDVPFQMNDYILISVWVVLLVSGIVFQFHREKEQPLFPSNPYQTWKREKERRQTNVLDPSHHMPPIKDRVRSMLADVKQLFTKQQPAGEQTPLLL
- the tm7sf3 gene encoding transmembrane 7 superfamily member 3 isoform X1; this encodes MSFPGLKCAGWAALLLHLVLSQSPSDRIEFQLGRFQEVTLFENKTFDAFLWNIPEEVAFIIIQVHTKYIRTLLSFYKVPTGRTSISGQDPGLLRSLKPEENASIWHLRSLTGNTSATSVILPYYARDPVPGGCSSDSNLTDASVHLQYNLYEATISFAPASVGYASGSRSDQFRDCCYRGTVPPSCDYAGRGSRSRLQYDVYQYFLPETDMNEKDLFISLQKMAEVQQVEANGIKLFSLGAQDKASVAVSSIPGQGVIYNVIVKDPETNMSAAYTPAHMYGCSFTDKLDNCYTQKRTSTKVFFVSVGLVGLFVCFFGHRYLKTELFFMGFIFLGFLSFVLIVRLLVMDYDVVLGLVAVSGCVGGSLLVMCWWRSGSVAFCMMVIGLVLGYLLSSLIFFTPLGNIKVFNNDAVFWVTFASVTLLVPLVFFSFPRPLNITTCGFVGSYAVILAVHNFVYTSLAYITLNTLKRALNDNFNSAYTDVPFQMNDYILISVWVVLLVSGIVFQFHREKEQPLFPSNPYQTWKREKERRQTNVLDPSHHMPPIKDRVRSMLADVKQLFTKQQPAGEQTPLLL